A window of the Amblyomma americanum isolate KBUSLIRL-KWMA unplaced genomic scaffold, ASM5285725v1 scaffold_428, whole genome shotgun sequence genome harbors these coding sequences:
- the LOC144112597 gene encoding uncharacterized protein LOC144112597, producing the protein MATTDCKAGVILGQNLPHQKCPVNHCVPTISTSMSNHRDKPTGKQAQQCTHCGNILKKRSDLAAHVCTHTGDRPYHCCYCDSTFAYKSYLVRHLRTHTGDRPYCCDHCGSTFAAKSSLARHQRMHTGDRPYPCDHCDSKFALKSSLDNHVRTHTGDRPYRCDHCGNAFVQKIHLVQHVRIHTGEKPFQCQLCPMAFAQNAALVVHMRSHKGEKPFQCDLCTKAFSVKCSLKHHKETRH; encoded by the coding sequence ATGGCCACCACAGACTGCAAGGCTGGTGTGATTCTCGGACAAAATTTACCTCATCAAAAGTGCCCTGTGAACCACTGTGTGCCAACTATCAGCACCAGCATGAGTAATCACCGGGACAAGCCTACAGGCAAGCAGGCtcagcagtgcacccactgcggcaacattTTAAAGAAGAGATCTGACCTGGCGGCGCACGTttgcacccacacaggcgaccgcccgtatcattgctgttactgtgatagcacattcgcttataagaGCTATCTGGTCAGACatctgcgcacccatacgggtgatcgtccatactgtTGCGACCATTGTGGTAGCACATTTGCAGCAAAGAGCAGTTTGGCCAGACACCAGCGCatgcatacgggtgatcgtccgtacccttgtgaccactgtgacagcaaatttgcactaaagagcagtttggacaatcacgtgcgcacccatacgggtgatcgtccgtaccgttgtgaccactgtggcaatgcGTTTGTACAAAAGATCCATTTGGTACAAcacgtccgcatccacactggggagaagccattccagtgccagctgtgccccatggcgtTTGCACAAAACGCAGCCCTTGTGGTGCACATGcggtcccacaagggtgaaaaaccatttCAGTGTGACTTGTGcacaaaggcgttctcagttaagtgcagtttaaaacaccacaaagagacgaGGCACTAA